CGCGCTCAACTCGGCGCGACACAGGTTCTCGTCGATCTCCATCAGCTCGGCTGCGAGTGCCGTCGTTGACTCAGGCAGCACTCGCGCCGAGCATTCCACCCATCCGATCTTTCGCATGGCGGCGACGCGATGATGGCCAGCAACCAGCCGGAACGCTTCGACCTTCTGCCCGTCTCGATACTTTGCGCACGGCACGACGGTGATCGGCTGGATCAAGCCAATATTGCCGATGGACTCCGCGAGCGCGTCGATTGATCCGGCGATCAGCGGCCGGGCGAGCGTGCTGCTTTCGATGCAATCGAGTCGGATGGTCGAAATCATTTCGCGCGGCCCGTGATCGGAGTGCCGGCGATGCGCAGAATGCTGGCGCCGGAAATCTTGATGATGTGCAGCGGGCGGTGCTCGAAAAACGCATTCCACGCTATTGCGGCCGGCAGGCAGCGCTGGCTCGTCAGCCCTGTCATTGGCTTGCGCGAAGCGAAGTCCAAAAGCAGCACCTTCCGCGGGTCTGACCGCGCCAGGCCATCGTCAGCGGCAAGCCCGGACCAAAACAGCTCGGCCAGTTTCGGCTGGTGCCTGATTGTCATCAGAGCCACCATTGCAACGCCAGCCGTGAATAGCTTCGCCTTGATTTTGGCTGGCGCATCCACAACGAGACGGGCGTATTCTTGCGCCTCTGCAATCCACCCGGACGCCGCTGCTATCTTTGCATCCGTATCGCGGACCAGTGCATCCTGCTGGTAGTGCAGATCGCGCATGTCGTTGTCAAGCGCAAGGGCGCTTCCAAATAGCGCATTCATAAGCGCATTTGGCAAACCGGAGTTGCGCGCCATTTCTGTGCTGTTGATGATTTCCAGGGAACTGCGCTTGCGCGATGCGGTGTCGTGCCGGTAGTAATCCGCGATGACCTCGGTCATGGAGCCGCAAGGCGTAATCAGTACCTGGAACTCCTGCGGGATGCCGGACGCGACAACGGCATTCATGCGATGCTTGCCGTTCGTCAGGTACAGATTCCCGCCGAGCGAACAAAACGCGAGTTGGCTTCCGGCAGACCATCGACGCTGGCGCATCAAATGCGCGAGCAATTCGACATGGTGCCGCTCAGACTTCCGCTGTCCTGCAAACGCGGCATCCTTTAGTATCCATCCGGCCAAATCCGGGCCGATTGTTTGCCGGCCCTCTCGGATGACGTGCGGAAGCGCACTGACGCTTGGCGGAATGTCGACTGGTTGCGAGTGGATGTTCACAACTTGTTTTGCTACACTGCTCATGTGATGCTCCATTAGCCCGCCTGCCAGCGGGCTTTTTTATGCGCGTGGCGGACGCGCGGCCGATTCAGAATGGAAGCCCTTCCGTAAACCGCCTTCCTTCCTCCGCGATCAGCTCGGCCAGCTTGACTTGCATCTTGCGGCGCAATGCCATGTCGCGAGTGCTGGCGATGTAGCCGCGCAATGCCGTGATTTCGTCTGCCAGCGCGGCATCGTCAAGGTGTTGGTATGGGCGGTCAGTCACGCCGCTTTCCGCCGCGGCCGGAACAGAGCCGGCCGCATCGCGCGCAGCTGCCACTGGCGCTGCACCGGGATTGGCTCGTCGTCGCGCCACTTGCAGACACTCTGCCGCGTCGTCGAAAAGAACCGCGCGAGGTCCGCATCGCTGCGGATTCCAAGCGCGGTTTTAACTGCTGTTTTCGTGAGTGCGATCATGTCGCCAAGTAAATCACGGGTGACGGGGTTGGTCAATCCACAAGACGCAACTGTCGCTGCGCGTCTTCGATGCGTCTGCAGGCGATGTCGAAATATTTCGGCTCGCGCTCTATGCCGATGAACTTTCGCCCCATTCGCAGCGCGGCGTCTCCGGTTGCGCCACTCCCCATGAACGCATCCAACACCACGGCGCCCGGCTTTGTGCTTGCCTTCAGTGCATGCGACAGCAGAGTTACGGGCTTTTCGCACGGATGCCTGCCG
This genomic stretch from bacterium harbors:
- a CDS encoding site-specific DNA-methyltransferase, whose protein sequence is MRAMLNARGGEFLRKDYEFLRKDYEFLRKDYEFLRKDYEELRKDYEELRRPFNITAQDQWTDVWTFDPPAPYPGRHPCEKPVTLLSHALKASTKPGAVVLDAFMGSGATGDAALRMGRKFIGIEREPKYFDIACRRIEDAQRQLRLVD